One Hemibagrus wyckioides isolate EC202008001 linkage group LG09, SWU_Hwy_1.0, whole genome shotgun sequence DNA segment encodes these proteins:
- the stxbp5b gene encoding syntaxin-binding protein 5 isoform X6, with the protein MKKFNIRKVLDGLTAVSSSSSSSSASTQPVNKENDVIQETLQSEHFQLCKTVRHGFPYQPSAMAFDPVQKILAIGTQTGALRLFGRAGVECYCQHESGSAVIQLQFLINEGALVSGLADDSIHLWNLRQKIPAILHSLKFTRERITFCHLPFQSKWLYIGTERGNIHIVNVESFTLSGYVIMWNKAIELSSKTHPGPVVHISDNPMDEGKLLIGFECGIVVLWDLKSKKADYRYSYDEAIHSVAWHHEGKQFVCSHSDGTLTTWNIRSPAKPAQIITPHGKQPKDGKKPEPCKPILKVEYKTTRAGDPFMILSGGLSYDTVGRRACLTVMHGKSTAVLEMDYPIVDFLTLCETPYPNDYQEPYAVVALLEKDLVVIDLTQTGYPIFENPYPLTIHESPVTCCEYFADCPDELIPALYSVGSRQKRQGYSKKEWPISGGNWGQGTQSYPEIIITGHADGSVKFWDASALMLQVLYKLKTAKVFEKARNKEEKPSTDIVDEDPFAIQSLSWCPESRMLCVAGVSAHVIVYRFSKQEVTTEEVQLLEVRMQCELNDVDSPDGGGDHASAVSTPGTSSSPQSSVPQTHLSTSSNNSTDGLRDNVPCLKVRNTPLKQSPGYQVELVIQLVWVSGEPPQQITSLAVNSAYGLVVFGNGNGLVVVDYLQKTLLLNVSTAELYGSSDPHQRQPRSPRKARQPSGGLCDGHDGSTALEDRCKSPTSAKMSWKFSLAADQKQDDAKDNSFSRSRSSSMTSIDKESREVISSLHFCDSLSRKSDVAASPSLWVGTSVGTMLAITFNVPSTPEQRLQQTVGVSFSGSVIRLKGGILHMALMDSSGSLQPPASECWYDLNAPEEEREKTRRRRPASPPSSMENQDTHYVVVCSEKQAKVVALPSQNCVFEHNITETSYVLRADVVVMPAGICIACFCANGHIMTLSLPSLRPLLDVNYLPLTDMRIARTFCFSNQGQALYLTSPTEIQRITYSQETCDNLQEMLGELFTPVETPEAPNKGFFKGLFGGGAQSLDREDLFGELSAGKASRSLAQHIPGPGSMEGMKGAASGVVGELARARIALDERGQKLGELEERTAAMMASADSFSKHAHDVMLKYKDKKWYQL; encoded by the exons CTTTGGCCGTGCCGGTGTAGAATGTTACTGCCAGCATGAGAGCGGCTCGGCTGTCATCCAGCTGCAGTTTCTCATCAATGAG GGGGCGCTGGTGAGTGGTTTGGCTGATGACAGCATTCATTTATGGAATCTGAGGCAAAAAATCCCAGCTATTCTCCACTCCCTTAAATTCACCAGGGAGAG GATCACGTTTTGCCATCTGCCCTTCCAGAGTAAATGGCTTTACATCGGAACAGAAAGAGGGAACATTCATATTGTCAATGTGGAGTCCTTCACCCTCTCAGGCTATGTCATCATGTGGAACAAAGCCATtgaact CTCTTCGAAAACACACCCTGGTCCTGTGGTACATATCAGTGATAATCCTATGGATGAGGGAAAG CTTTTGATTGGTTTTGAGTGTGGTATTGTTGTGCTGTGGGACTTGAAATCAAAGAAAGCTGACTACCGCTACAGCTATGATGAG GCGATCCACTCAGTGGCCTGGCACCATGAGGGGAAAcagtttgtgtgcagtcatTCAGATGGTACACTTACCACATGGAATATACGCTCTCCTGCCAAACCGGCACAGATCATTACACCACATG GCAAGCAGCCTAAGGATGGAAAAAAGCCAGAGCCATGCAAACCCATTCTGAAAGTTGAATACAAAACAACTAGAGCTGG GGATCCTTTTATGATACTGTCTGGAGGTCTTTCATATGATACAGTTGGACGCAGGGCCTGCTTGACTGTAATGCATGGAAAAAGCACTGCTGTACTGGAGATGGACTATCCCATTGTGGATTTCCTAACTCTGTGTGAAACTCCCTATCCGAATG ATTATCAAGAGCCTTATGCTGTAGTGGCCCTGCTGGAGAAGGATCTAGTAGTTATTGACCTCACACAAACTGG GTACCCCATCTTTGAAAACCCATATCCTCTGACCATCCACGAGTCTCCAGTGACCTGCTGTGAATACTTTGCTGACTGTCCTGATGAACTAATCCCTGCACTTTACTCTGTGGGATCCAGGCAAAAGAGACAGGGCTACAGCAAAAAG GAATGGCCTATAAGTGGTGGTAATTGGGGCCAGGGCACACAAAGCTATCCAGAGATCATTATCACAGG ACACGCTGATGGATCAGTCAAATTTTGGGATGCCTCTGCAT TAATGCTACAGGTGTTGTACAAGCTAAAAACAGCCAAGGTGTTTGAAAAAGCTCGTAACAAGGAGGAGAAGCCCAGCACAGACATAGTGGATGAAGACCCTTTTGCCATCCAGAGTCTGTCCTGGTGCCCAGAGAGCCGCATGCTGTGTGTGGCTGGAGTCTCTGCTCACGTCATTGTTTACCGGTTcagcaaacaggaagtaaccACAGAGGAGGTTCAG CTGTTGGAGGTACGGATGCAGTGTGAGCTGAATGACGTAGACTCTCCGGATGGTGGAGGGGACCATGCATCAGCTGTATCTACACCCGGGACTTCATCCAGCCCTCAGTCCAGCGTACCCCAAACACACCTATCCACCAGCAGCAACAACTCCACCGACGGCCTGCGTGATAACGTGCCCTGCCTCAA GGTGAGGAACACTCCGCTCAAGCAGTCACCAGGCTACCAGGTGGAACTGGTCATTCAGCTGGTGTGGGTCAGTGGGGAGCCGCCACAGCAGATCACCAGCCTGGCTGTCAACTCTGCCTATGGCCT AGTGGTTTTTGGTAATGGGAACGGCCTGGTGGTGGTGGATTATCTTCAGAAGACTCTGCTGCTCAATGTGAGCACAGCAGAACTGTACGGCTCGTCTGATCCCCACCAGAGACAGCCACGCTCACCCCGCAAAGCCAGACAGCCCTCTGGAG GTCTCTGTGATGGCCACGATGGTTCTACTGCCTTAGAAGATCGGTGCAAATCTCCTACATCAG ctaagATGTCATGGAAATTTAGCTTGGCTGCTGATCAGAAACAAGATG ATGCCAAGGACAACTCCTTTAGCCGCTCACGCAGCTCCAGCATGACCAGTATTGACAAAGAGTCACGCGAGGTCATCTCTTCTTTGCATTTTTGCGACTCCCTGTCCAGGAAGAGTGATGTGGCAGCATCCCCCAGCCTTTGGGTGGGCACCTCTGTGGGCACTATGCTGGCTATCACCTTCAATGTGCCCTCCACCCCTGAGCAGAGGCTGCAACAGACAGTAGGCGTCTCCTTCTCTG GCTCAGTAATTCGGTTGAAAGGAGGCATTTTGCACATGGCATTAATGGACTCAAGTGGCTCTCTACAGCCTCCTGCCTCTGAGTGCTGGTATGACCTCAACGCCCCTGAGGAGGAGAGGGAAAAGACGCGGCGGCGCCGGCCTGCCTCACCCCCTTCTTCTATGGAGAACCAAGACACCCACTATGTTGTGGTCTGTTCTGAGAAACAGGCCAAAGTAGTGGCCCTGCCCTCACAGAACTGTGTCTTtgaacacaacatcactgagaCCTCTTACGTGCTGAGGGCCGACGTTGTGGTCATGCCTGCTGGAATCTGCATCGCCTGCTTCTGTGCCAACGGGCACATCATGACTCTGAG TTTGCCCAGTCTGCGGCCGCTACTAGATGTGAACTATTTGCCTCTGACGGACATGCGGATAGCCCGAACGTTCTGCTTCTCCAACCAGGGCCAGGCTCTGTATCTCACCTCCCCTACAGAGATCCAGAGAATCACCTACAGTCAGGAAACCTGCGACAACTTACAG GAAATGCTGGGAGAGCTGTTCACTCCAGTTGAGACACCAGAGGCTCCTAACAAAGGCTTTTTTAAAGGTCTTTTTGGAGGTGGGGCCCAATCGCTGGATAGAGAGGATCTTT TTGGAGAATTGTCAGCAGGGAAGGCATCACGCAGCCTTGCCCAGCACATTCCAGGACCAGGTAGCATGGAGGGAATGAAGGGGGCAGCATCGGGAGTGGTGGGTGAGCTGGCACGGGCCCGGATAGCGCTAGATGAGAGAGGACAGAAGCTCGGTGAGCTGGAGGAGAGGACGGCAGCCATGATGGCCAGCGCAGACTCCTTTTCCAAGCATGCACACGAT GTGATGTTGAAGTACAAGGATAAAAAGTGGTATCAGCTCTGA
- the stxbp5b gene encoding syntaxin-binding protein 5 isoform X5, producing the protein MKKFNIRKVLDGLTAVSSSSSSSSASTQPVNKENDVIQETLQSEHFQLCKTVRHGFPYQPSAMAFDPVQKILAIGTQTGALRLFGRAGVECYCQHESGSAVIQLQFLINEGALVSGLADDSIHLWNLRQKIPAILHSLKFTRERITFCHLPFQSKWLYIGTERGNIHIVNVESFTLSGYVIMWNKAIELSSKTHPGPVVHISDNPMDEGKLLIGFECGIVVLWDLKSKKADYRYSYDEAIHSVAWHHEGKQFVCSHSDGTLTTWNIRSPAKPAQIITPHGKQPKDGKKPEPCKPILKVEYKTTRAGDPFMILSGGLSYDTVGRRACLTVMHGKSTAVLEMDYPIVDFLTLCETPYPNDYQEPYAVVALLEKDLVVIDLTQTGYPIFENPYPLTIHESPVTCCEYFADCPDELIPALYSVGSRQKRQGYSKKEWPISGGNWGQGTQSYPEIIITGHADGSVKFWDASALMLQVLYKLKTAKVFEKARNKEEKPSTDIVDEDPFAIQSLSWCPESRMLCVAGVSAHVIVYRFSKQEVTTEEVQLLEVRMQCELNDVDSPDGGGDHASAVSTPGTSSSPQSSVPQTHLSTSSNNSTDGLRDNVPCLKVRNTPLKQSPGYQVELVIQLVWVSGEPPQQITSLAVNSAYGLVVFGNGNGLVVVDYLQKTLLLNVSTAELYGSSDPHQRQPRSPRKARQPSGGLCDGHDGSTALEDRCKSPTSGCISSDSPCHSDDDSKQNFFEKAKMSWKFSLAADQKQDDAKDNSFSRSRSSSMTSIDKESREVISSLHFCDSLSRKSDVAASPSLWVGTSVGTMLAITFNVPSTPEQRLQQTVGVSFSGSVIRLKGGILHMALMDSSGSLQPPASECWYDLNAPEEEREKTRRRRPASPPSSMENQDTHYVVVCSEKQAKVVALPSQNCVFEHNITETSYVLRADVVVMPAGICIACFCANGHIMTLSLPSLRPLLDVNYLPLTDMRIARTFCFSNQGQALYLTSPTEIQRITYSQETCDNLQEMLGELFTPVETPEAPNKGFFKGLFGGGAQSLDREDLFGELSAGKASRSLAQHIPGPGSMEGMKGAASGVVGELARARIALDERGQKLGELEERTAAMMASADSFSKHAHDVMLKYKDKKWYQL; encoded by the exons CTTTGGCCGTGCCGGTGTAGAATGTTACTGCCAGCATGAGAGCGGCTCGGCTGTCATCCAGCTGCAGTTTCTCATCAATGAG GGGGCGCTGGTGAGTGGTTTGGCTGATGACAGCATTCATTTATGGAATCTGAGGCAAAAAATCCCAGCTATTCTCCACTCCCTTAAATTCACCAGGGAGAG GATCACGTTTTGCCATCTGCCCTTCCAGAGTAAATGGCTTTACATCGGAACAGAAAGAGGGAACATTCATATTGTCAATGTGGAGTCCTTCACCCTCTCAGGCTATGTCATCATGTGGAACAAAGCCATtgaact CTCTTCGAAAACACACCCTGGTCCTGTGGTACATATCAGTGATAATCCTATGGATGAGGGAAAG CTTTTGATTGGTTTTGAGTGTGGTATTGTTGTGCTGTGGGACTTGAAATCAAAGAAAGCTGACTACCGCTACAGCTATGATGAG GCGATCCACTCAGTGGCCTGGCACCATGAGGGGAAAcagtttgtgtgcagtcatTCAGATGGTACACTTACCACATGGAATATACGCTCTCCTGCCAAACCGGCACAGATCATTACACCACATG GCAAGCAGCCTAAGGATGGAAAAAAGCCAGAGCCATGCAAACCCATTCTGAAAGTTGAATACAAAACAACTAGAGCTGG GGATCCTTTTATGATACTGTCTGGAGGTCTTTCATATGATACAGTTGGACGCAGGGCCTGCTTGACTGTAATGCATGGAAAAAGCACTGCTGTACTGGAGATGGACTATCCCATTGTGGATTTCCTAACTCTGTGTGAAACTCCCTATCCGAATG ATTATCAAGAGCCTTATGCTGTAGTGGCCCTGCTGGAGAAGGATCTAGTAGTTATTGACCTCACACAAACTGG GTACCCCATCTTTGAAAACCCATATCCTCTGACCATCCACGAGTCTCCAGTGACCTGCTGTGAATACTTTGCTGACTGTCCTGATGAACTAATCCCTGCACTTTACTCTGTGGGATCCAGGCAAAAGAGACAGGGCTACAGCAAAAAG GAATGGCCTATAAGTGGTGGTAATTGGGGCCAGGGCACACAAAGCTATCCAGAGATCATTATCACAGG ACACGCTGATGGATCAGTCAAATTTTGGGATGCCTCTGCAT TAATGCTACAGGTGTTGTACAAGCTAAAAACAGCCAAGGTGTTTGAAAAAGCTCGTAACAAGGAGGAGAAGCCCAGCACAGACATAGTGGATGAAGACCCTTTTGCCATCCAGAGTCTGTCCTGGTGCCCAGAGAGCCGCATGCTGTGTGTGGCTGGAGTCTCTGCTCACGTCATTGTTTACCGGTTcagcaaacaggaagtaaccACAGAGGAGGTTCAG CTGTTGGAGGTACGGATGCAGTGTGAGCTGAATGACGTAGACTCTCCGGATGGTGGAGGGGACCATGCATCAGCTGTATCTACACCCGGGACTTCATCCAGCCCTCAGTCCAGCGTACCCCAAACACACCTATCCACCAGCAGCAACAACTCCACCGACGGCCTGCGTGATAACGTGCCCTGCCTCAA GGTGAGGAACACTCCGCTCAAGCAGTCACCAGGCTACCAGGTGGAACTGGTCATTCAGCTGGTGTGGGTCAGTGGGGAGCCGCCACAGCAGATCACCAGCCTGGCTGTCAACTCTGCCTATGGCCT AGTGGTTTTTGGTAATGGGAACGGCCTGGTGGTGGTGGATTATCTTCAGAAGACTCTGCTGCTCAATGTGAGCACAGCAGAACTGTACGGCTCGTCTGATCCCCACCAGAGACAGCCACGCTCACCCCGCAAAGCCAGACAGCCCTCTGGAG GTCTCTGTGATGGCCACGATGGTTCTACTGCCTTAGAAGATCGGTGCAAATCTCCTACATCAG GCTGCATAAGCTCTGACTCCCCCTGCCATTCTGATGATGACAGCAAACAAAATTTCTTTGAAAAGG ctaagATGTCATGGAAATTTAGCTTGGCTGCTGATCAGAAACAAGATG ATGCCAAGGACAACTCCTTTAGCCGCTCACGCAGCTCCAGCATGACCAGTATTGACAAAGAGTCACGCGAGGTCATCTCTTCTTTGCATTTTTGCGACTCCCTGTCCAGGAAGAGTGATGTGGCAGCATCCCCCAGCCTTTGGGTGGGCACCTCTGTGGGCACTATGCTGGCTATCACCTTCAATGTGCCCTCCACCCCTGAGCAGAGGCTGCAACAGACAGTAGGCGTCTCCTTCTCTG GCTCAGTAATTCGGTTGAAAGGAGGCATTTTGCACATGGCATTAATGGACTCAAGTGGCTCTCTACAGCCTCCTGCCTCTGAGTGCTGGTATGACCTCAACGCCCCTGAGGAGGAGAGGGAAAAGACGCGGCGGCGCCGGCCTGCCTCACCCCCTTCTTCTATGGAGAACCAAGACACCCACTATGTTGTGGTCTGTTCTGAGAAACAGGCCAAAGTAGTGGCCCTGCCCTCACAGAACTGTGTCTTtgaacacaacatcactgagaCCTCTTACGTGCTGAGGGCCGACGTTGTGGTCATGCCTGCTGGAATCTGCATCGCCTGCTTCTGTGCCAACGGGCACATCATGACTCTGAG TTTGCCCAGTCTGCGGCCGCTACTAGATGTGAACTATTTGCCTCTGACGGACATGCGGATAGCCCGAACGTTCTGCTTCTCCAACCAGGGCCAGGCTCTGTATCTCACCTCCCCTACAGAGATCCAGAGAATCACCTACAGTCAGGAAACCTGCGACAACTTACAG GAAATGCTGGGAGAGCTGTTCACTCCAGTTGAGACACCAGAGGCTCCTAACAAAGGCTTTTTTAAAGGTCTTTTTGGAGGTGGGGCCCAATCGCTGGATAGAGAGGATCTTT TTGGAGAATTGTCAGCAGGGAAGGCATCACGCAGCCTTGCCCAGCACATTCCAGGACCAGGTAGCATGGAGGGAATGAAGGGGGCAGCATCGGGAGTGGTGGGTGAGCTGGCACGGGCCCGGATAGCGCTAGATGAGAGAGGACAGAAGCTCGGTGAGCTGGAGGAGAGGACGGCAGCCATGATGGCCAGCGCAGACTCCTTTTCCAAGCATGCACACGAT GTGATGTTGAAGTACAAGGATAAAAAGTGGTATCAGCTCTGA